The following is a genomic window from Verrucomicrobiia bacterium.
TTTTCACCCAAAATCATCTCCTCAAGCTTCCTTTAAAATTTACTAAGTTAAAAATAAACCCTATTTATCGCATCTCTAGCCTTCTTCAAATTCGTGCTAATTAGTGAAATTCGCGTCTTCTCCCTCTCCGCGTCCTCCGTGTTCCATCTATGGCTTTAAAAGTAATCCCTTGCTATCCTGTGCCTCTTGTAAATCCTATCAAAAATTCTTCCCCTATTAATCTGACATCTGCTGCAAAGTTATGAGCGATTTCAAAAACGAGGCCGCCAGACTCGCTGCTAAAGCAGTCACCATGTTAAAGGAGCGCCCCGGCGGCCAGTTGGACTATTCCGAAGCAAGCCTTCAATCAGTTGAAGATGCACTCTCAGAATGTGCCGAATGCGACATCCCGGAGAGGATGAAAAAACAACTCGTTCAGGAATTCGGCTGCTACATCCTTGAAGTGGCACGCAAAAAATTTGGTGGCGACTATCAATGGCACGAACAGAGAGACCAGCCAGTCTTGGTAGTGGGAGAACCCGCCTGTCATATCGCGATCATGACATGGGACAAAGTGCGCAGCCGCCTGGACGGAGATGAGGCGGACAACATCCCGTTTTTCTACGCGGGTTTCTCAGAAAAAGTCCGTAACGCTGCGCCTGGCACCCGCACTCTGTATGTTTGATTAGGCACTCGTCTTTTAGAAAACCATGAAACTAGCAGACTTCAAGAAACAGCCACGAGGTCCATACCAGTTCGACTGGTTCCTCCATCGCGATACCATCGACTCTCCGCTGGGCACCTTCGCGGTAGAGCTGACCGTTGCCATGGGAAAGCAGCCAGATCAGGCCATGGTCGACGCCATGGAAATATTGATCGGCAAATTCGAGAAAAACAAAAGCGCGATCGCCCAGATGGTGTTCAAGGAGTACCTCACCATCGCCAGATCTGAACCTGATTGGCTGGCAGGTTGTGAAGTGCCCCCGAATTTGCTCGTGGACGGTCTTGCCCCATATCTTGAGGCGAGGGCCCTCACGGTTTCTGATGACAGAGCACTCACGGTTTCTGATGAAGTGGATAACGCAGACGATCGCTACCATCCCCGAGTTTACATGTCTCCATCATGGGACGAGGAACACGGGTTTTATTTAAAGTTCGACGGCGACCAGATTGAACGCGTCGATTGCTGACAGAATGTGATCGAGTGAAACCAGCCGAGACATCCGCCAGGGCGTATTCTGATACTGCCCCCAAAATGGAGTTAACTTATGAAAGTAACACAAAGCTCCATCTCCCTCTCCTCCATCGATAGATGGAGGAGAGGGCAGGGGAGAGGAGGCACTGATCGGCAGCCGACCATCGGCCCTTCGGCCTTCGCCTTACTCTCTTTTCTTCTGCTTCTTCGGACCGATGCCCTTCGCTCCCTTCGCGCCCTTCTGTTAAACCAACTCCTCTGTTCCCTCCGTTCTCTCCTGTTCAAAATCCTCTTTCGCGTAGTTCGCGTATTTAGCGGTTACCTCTTCCCCGCAAACCGCACTTGCCAAACCTTCCCGCTACCATCTTAATCAAATTCAACAAAGAGATGCCACCGTCACGCCGAATCGAGCCGCTTGGAAACTATGAATACTATCCACATTAACTGGGATGGGCCGTTCACCTTGAAAGACGTCACATCACTAAACAAGCCGCACGATTATGGAGTTTATCAGGTTTATGGTCCGAACCCGACGCACGGCAGAGTTGAGTTGTTATACATCGGCCTTGCACACAAAGTGACATTTTCTGTGAGAATCCCCAAGCATACTGATTGGATCAGCTACACCCGAGATTCAAGTCAGGCTTCAATCTATATTGGACGCTTATCAGGCATTGAAACTCCCGAAAACATGATATGGGAGAGACAAATTGTGTTAGCCGAACGCTTATTGATTCACGCACACTATCCAACATACAACCGTCAGAAAGATTCGGTAACCTGTGCACCAGAGTTCCCGAATCTACACATTTTCAATTGGGGAAGACATCGTGATCTTCTGCCTGAGGTATCAGGTGCACGTTTCGGTAAAATGCCCGATATTAAATTTTACGGTAGTCATCCATCAGTTAAGGAATCAGGCCAAAACACCGTATTTTCAAATCAACCTTCTTAAAGGCCACCGGCTTGAGCTACGTGGAGTCCCTCCCAAGTGGGCGAAGCTCCAGATAAATTGCCCCCTCCCAAAAAAGGCAGAATGGACAAAATGAGCGCAGATTATAAAACCAACATCAATTCGATCGCTGCATCAAATTTTTTAGCGCCCGAAATATCCGTCACGTATTTTTCTGTTCTCGAGTTTGTGTGCGCTGAACAATTCCGAGGTGCCTGCCATGTAACGGCCGCCTTGCTGCACGTTCTCTTGCGGGAAAAAGGCATAGAAAACACTCTGGTTTGCGGTGAATTAGGAAAAGGCGAAAATTACTTCGATCATTCATGGGTGGAAATTGATGGGAAAATATATGATATCGCCGTAGCTCTGCCTTTAATCGAAAAATTCGATGGTCACCCAATATTTGCAAGTTGTGATATTTCCACACTTGCTCAGCCGACTTGGACTTATGGCGTTTCTTCCGGAATTGCAGATGACCCGTCAATGAGTGCGATTAAAGCATGCTCATTTGTCGAATATATGGATAACGCACCGTATCATAAACACGGGCTGTGGCATTTCGCTCAAAAGCTTGGTCGCAAATTGGGTCTCAGGCTGAACCTCAATGCGATGCGCAATAAATTTTCAGGGACCATTTGGACCGAGAAAAAAGCGCCTAAATTTTAAAACCACACGTGATACCTGACAGAACTATGTCCCAAAAAAATTCCAGCCCATATCCGGTAACACCCATTGCCTACTACAAGCGCTTCATCCGCAACGTTAATTTGCACAATCAAGGGCAGGACAAGAGCTACTTATTGTATGCAGCTTTGGAGTTACGTTACACAATCGAAGCCCTTCTCTTTTACTATCTTCACGCACTTAGCGAAGGTGATCTCAGCAAAAGCAAACAGAAGCTCTATCGGCCGCAGGATTTGCGGCAGGCTATTCTAGCCGCTGATCCACTATTCCTTGTCAAATTGGAATTTGCCGACATGTGCGCTTATTTCGATGACAGCATCAGTTCACAGCTTCGCCCCGACATCGCTCTCCTGACAAGCATACACGGCAGGCTTGGGGATTGGCTACACGCCGAGTATTCGCCTCTCTGTTCTCGGGTGCCCGAGGAAAAGTGGGTAGAGCTTAGTAAGCTTTTTGAGTCTTTGGGCGATCATCTTTCCGTGATTTTGTCCCATCCTCTCCTTGATGTGAATTTGACCGATAAGGGCAACCTTGTGATGCAGCAATATATTGAAGGCACATTGACCAAAGCAGAAGTGATTGATCGTTTGAATAAAGAATGGAATCTCCTTGTTGATGGTGTAACCCAACACATCATAACGGACGAATGAAACCCGCTACCGAATTACTATTGATGACCGTTGGCTGCCACACCGTGTTGGCGCTGGCAGTCCGCCTATGCGGGCCACATCACTGGTTCTGCTTGGCTGATCTTGGTCGTTAGCCTCCATCGCACACCATGAGTGATTCCGTGCTCCATAATTTTCTGGTAGAGATGCCGGACCTGCCCGAATTCACCGGCATTCCCACGGTTGGCGTCCATACCCGTGGGCTTTGGCAAAACACGCCGCTGCACGTTGCGGCAGTGAGGGGTGATGTTGCCGCCATTGCCGCTTTGCTTGATGCCGGAGCAGACATTCAGAGCCGGGGTGAACTTGGCAACAGTCCCTTGCATGAAGCCGTCGCACAGGGGCATCTCCCCGCGGTCAGACTTTTGTTGGAGCGCGGCGCATCACTCACCGCGACGTGTGAAGATGGTTGCACGCCGCTACGGTTAGCGCAAATTCACGAAGAGCATGAGATTGAGAGGATGTTACAGAACCACGCGGCCTAACGTTTTGCTGCCGCAAGTCCCAGAAAGCATTTTGGGTTGCCATCATTGCGCCGTAGCGCTGAGCTTTTAAGCATTTGAACTTTACATGTATTATCTACTGGCGTTTGTGGCTGGATTTTTTGGAGTGCTCGCACTGCATTCGTCTGAGCACGAGTCGCGGTTATCGAGAGATTGATTGCACAGCAATCAGGGATTGCTCCAATAAGGCAGCGGATCATGAGTGATTACATCCTCATCCTTACGACCCTTGTTTGTAGTCTCCTGGCCTATTGGTTTTGCGGACATTGTATTGCGGTTGCACGGAACGGCGGACCGGGAGGAGATGGTTACGAGTCATACCGACGAGCTGATCATCCCCTCCGGTTTCGGATTTACGTCGTGGCTGTCGGGTTCATCGGACTTGCGTTTTCAACCTATTCAATTTTTGGGTTTATCGCAGTTTGGAAGATTATCACTGCCAGTTGATCCTGCGCGCCCCAAACCGCTCCGAAGACATTACTCGAAACTCAAAACCAGAAACTCGAAACCGCAATGAAAACTGAACACTGAAAACTTGAAACTCTTTCTTCCCTCCGTGGTTGATTCCCCTCTGAAAACTTGGAACCTTCCTGTGTTCCCTGATCGCCGTTATGAAATTCGCCCAAACTTTCTTTGCACTAATTGCGCTGGCTCTGACTCACTCGCTTTCCGCCGCCGAGCCCGTCACCATTTCCGTGCAATCCCCCGCCATGGTCTTCTCCCCCGGAAACTGGACTGGCGATACCGGACGTGGCGGTAACGTGTATCGTCAGACTTGGAATGCCGGCGCTTATTTCCGCGTGACCTGGGAAACCTCCGCAGACAAACCCACCGCCAAACTCTTGCTAGATACCTCCACGTATCCACCCAACTTCAAGCTCCCGCAGATCGCCTACAACATTGACGGTGTCTGGAAATCCAAGATCACCTGCACGAACGAAATCATGATTGAAGGCCTCACCGGCAAAGGCCGCCATGAACTCACCGTATATCTCCAGCAATCGCAACAACTGGAACGCTGGGGCAGCGAAGGCAAAAGCCCGCTCAATGTCCTGCGCGTGACCGGCCTTCAACTCGATCCCGGGAGCAAACCCATCGCCGCGGCACCTGCCAAGAAATGGGCGTGGATCATCGGCGATAGTATCACCGAAGGCATCGGTGCCACCGAACTCTCCGTCTATTCCCATCTGCTCGGTCTCGCCTTGCAAACGCGCGACTTCGAGTATTGCGTCAGCGCCTGCGGTTGGAGCGGTTGGATCCATCGTGGCGATACACCGCCCGGCGATGTCCCCGCCTTCTACAACATCACCAATTCCGTGAACGGCACTGGCGGCGTGCACGACGATGCCTCCAGCCGCTGGAACAAGATTGATGGCAACAATCACTCCTTGCTCGATGCGAAAGGCCGCATCAGCGGCTACGGAGAAAAGAATCAAGAACCCGCGCTCATCACCATCAATTACGGAACGAACGAAGCGATCCACAAATCCAATCCTAGCGACACCAAAGCCAGCATGGTCCAGAGCCTCGCCGTCCTGCGTAAAAGCGCTCCCTCGGCCAAGATCGTCATCATCATCCCCTTTGGCCAATACTACGCCGCCGAACTCAAAGACGCCGTCGCCCTCCATCGCAAAAAACATCCGCGCGACAAATCCGTCTACATCATCGACCTCGGCCCCGGAGCTGCCAAAGGATTGGCGGAGAAAAACAGCGTCATGGGCGGCCTCCACCCCAACGACCGCGGCCACGCCATGTTCGCCTCCCAAATCATCCCCCGCGTCCTGGAAATCCTAGGCTCTCGCTAGAGCTTGTCATGAACTTTGGCACGTGAATAAGCAAGAGACGCGTTCATATGTTCTCCCTCGCCCCTTAACGGGGAGAGGGCTGGGGTGAGTCGTAGCATTAAGGCGTGCTATTTACTAACCGGGATGACAGCAGGAAAAAGCCCGGATTCACTTCGCAAAACCCTTCATTCGATTGACCCCATTCGGTTGAAAATCTTTTCCTCCACACTCTCCGTGCCTTCGTGATTTATTTCCCACTGAAAACTGAACACTGAAAACTTGAAACTCAACTCACCATTTTCGGAGCATCCAGCACTTCCCGCACTTTCCGCGTCAATTGCATCGGTGAAAACGGCTTCTCAATGAAGCTGAGCCCCTCTTCCAGCACTCCGTGATGAGCCAGCGCATCATCCGTGTAACCGGACATGAGCAACACCTTCGTGCTCGGCATCCGCTTCTTGATCTGATCGTGCAATTGCTTGCCGCTCATCTGCGGCATGATGACGTCCGTCAGCACGAGATCGAACGGCGGACTATCGGCGATCAATTCCAACGCCGCCAATGCATTGTCTGACTCCTGAACATTGTAACCCGACTCGCGCAAGATCAGCAGCGCCAATGTGCGCACGGATTCATCATCCTCCACCACCAAGATGGATTCCATGCCCGTCGCCATCGGTATCTGCTCGCCATTGGCTGTGGAATCCGCGACCGCATCCGTGCGCGGCAGATAGATTTTGAAGGCGGTGCCAAAGCCCGGTTCGCTATACACACGGATATCGCCACCGCTTTGAGTAACGATGCCGTAACATGTGGCCAACCCCAGACCCGTTCCCTTGCCCACGCCCTTCGTGGTGAAGAACGGCTCGAACAGATGCGCCTTCACCTCATTCGTCATGCCCATGCCGTTATCACAGACAGAGAGCATGATGTAGTGACCGGCTTCCAAGGTGCGATTGCGGGAGCTGGTCTTTTGATCCATCGTCACGTTCTCCGTACTGATGGTCAACTTGCCGCCGCGCGGCATGGCATCGCGCGCGTTCACCGCCAGATTCATGACCACCTGCTCGATCTGTCCACGATCCCCTCTCACATTACCCAAGGAACGGTCAGAAGTGATGAAGAGGTTGATATCCTCGCCGATCAACCGCTGAAGCATCTTCTCCATGCCCACCACCACCTCATTGAGATTGAGGACACGCGGCTGCAAAACTTGTTTGCGGCTGAAGGTGAGCAGCTGATTCGTCAGCGCACCAGCGCGGTCGCACGCCTTCTGCATTTCTGAAATATTTTTTTGAAGCGGACTGCCTTCCAGCTTCGACAGAGTGAGCGCGCAATAGCCGCCCATCACCGTGAGCAGATTGTTGAAGTCATGCGCCACACCGCCTGCCAGACGTCCGATCGCCTCCATCTTCTGCGCCTGACGCAATTGCTCCTCACTGCGTTGTAGCGCCTCGGCCGCACGCTTGGATTCTGTGATGTCCTGCACCGTGCCGAACATTTTGATCGCTTTGCCGCCCTCCATCACAGTTTGGGCGCGACCTTGGATCACCCGTTCCACACCATCCGGCAAAAGTACGCGGTGATCGCACACAAAAGGTTTTCCCGTGCGCAACGATTCCGCCATCGTCACATTCACACGCTCAAGATCTTCCGGATGCACCCGCTCCATGCATATCTCCATGGATAGACCGGCGATTTCAGGAGCATGTCCGTAAAGACGCTTTGTCTCATCCGACATGGAGACGTGCCCTTTGGCGATGTCCCATTCCCAGCTTCCCATACGTGCGATCTGTTGTGCATTGGCCAATTGCGCCTCGCTCTTGCGTAATTGCTCTTCCGCTTGACGACGCTCCGCAATCTCACGCGTCAGATCAGCCGTACGGGTCGCGACCGTTTGCTCGATCTCGTCCTTGGAAAATTCAATCTTGGCCTGCCGTTCAGCCACCAGTCTCATTTCCGTCAGACTTTTCTGGATGGCGATGACGAGGAAGGTCACTTCAAAGATCACCCAGCCTGCATGTTCGAGCGACCGCCAGATCGGCGCGTTCAACACACCGTAAACGGACTGCGGCCAGAAGATGCCGCGAGCGAGATGGTCCACATAGACGATCACCGTGGCTGATGCCAACACCTTCCAATCACGATAAAAAGCCAAGATAGCCAGGGAACCGAAGATGTGGAAGTGCGTCTCGATGCGTCCGCCCGTCAGATGGATCAGCAGCGCCGACATCAGCATCTGCCCCACCGCTACCACATGACGTGTCAACGGTTGTCCGGGTTGAAATTTTGCCAATGCCACCGGCAACACCGTGACGATGCCGCCCAAAATCAGTGCCGCCCATACATGAGGATGGATGCTGCTGTTTTCACCCGACCAGTTCGATGGCGATATCCAGAACACCAGCAACAGGGCAAAGAACCATTGGCAGACCATCAGCTTGGCGAAGAGCAGATCCGTATGCTTGATGATGCTTTGTTGATGCTCGAAAAACAGTTGTCCGGCACGTTGCGAAACGGCCTGCGCCAAGTCGTTCGTTCGAGAGGAGGTGGAGACGTTCATGGGTTCTGGCCCCTTTCGCAACTGAGCATGGAGCAGCCGTAAACCGGCGTTTCATTCAAAGCGGGTGATTTTCCGTCCAGTAACGCAGCGATACTGCTCTCCCCGGCATTGTCCCCCATATGACCGCGTCCGCTCGTGATACCCCCTTTGAAAAGCAATTGCCCCTTCGCATCGTATAACAAAACAGAACCAGATGTTTCAGCGCCGAACAGTTTGGCCTCCCGCCCGTCCACGTCCGCCTGCACAGTCAGACCGGGAATTCTTTCTGCACTGCGCCATAGGTCCGATCGGCTCCAGCTGGCAGGAAAATTCGTCGGCTGGAAGAACCACACTTGGGTATGAACCTTCGTCTTCGTCCGCGCCAGAAGACGATTTAATTCCTCGATCGTCGCTCGCGTGCATGGACACTGCGGATGGGCGAAAAGTATGAGGTTGGCGTGTCCGGAGTCTAATTTGAGGGCAGTCTCAGCGGGCCATCGCGAAGTAATTTCTCCCTCCCCGCCCGGCGTGTTTTCATACCTCAGAACGAGGGCAAAACCTACCCCCACCATCACCAGCCAGAGCAGGCAAATCGCGATACGAATGGTACGAAGTTTGGTCATTTTTAACCGGCGAAACCCTTCTTGCTTTCCTCAAGAACAGATTTTCAAATCACTCATGGATAACTAGTTACACCGGCCCCCGCATCCCAATGGCATCCTACACGGGCGTTCATCGCCACTTCAAGCATGCAATTTCCCGCAGATATGATGCTCCCCATCATTTCGTCATCTTAGGACATGCTCAGTTATCCGTCACTCCGGGTTAACCATCATTTTGGAAGGGCATGGCCCTTTTCCTGACATGATGTATCGTGGTTAAAATTATTTGAGGAACATCTATGCGCTGCATATCTGCTTTGGCTGTCTTGGCTGCGACATTTTTTGCGACTTCATCGGTTCAGGCGGCGGACCACTATAAGATTGATCCTGCCCATAGTAGCATCACTTTTAGTGTACGCCATTTGGGCCTAGCCAATGTGAAAGGCCAGTTCAAGGAATTCACCGGTACCATCACCTTGGATGGCAGCAAGATCACTGAAGCGGCCGGAACGATCCAGGTGCAAAGCATCGATACCGGCGTGAAG
Proteins encoded in this region:
- a CDS encoding lasso peptide biosynthesis protein; this translates as MGEAPDKLPPPKKGRMDKMSADYKTNINSIAASNFLAPEISVTYFSVLEFVCAEQFRGACHVTAALLHVLLREKGIENTLVCGELGKGENYFDHSWVEIDGKIYDIAVALPLIEKFDGHPIFASCDISTLAQPTWTYGVSSGIADDPSMSAIKACSFVEYMDNAPYHKHGLWHFAQKLGRKLGLRLNLNAMRNKFSGTIWTEKKAPKF
- a CDS encoding ankyrin repeat domain-containing protein gives rise to the protein MSDSVLHNFLVEMPDLPEFTGIPTVGVHTRGLWQNTPLHVAAVRGDVAAIAALLDAGADIQSRGELGNSPLHEAVAQGHLPAVRLLLERGASLTATCEDGCTPLRLAQIHEEHEIERMLQNHAA
- a CDS encoding SGNH/GDSL hydrolase family protein; amino-acid sequence: MKFAQTFFALIALALTHSLSAAEPVTISVQSPAMVFSPGNWTGDTGRGGNVYRQTWNAGAYFRVTWETSADKPTAKLLLDTSTYPPNFKLPQIAYNIDGVWKSKITCTNEIMIEGLTGKGRHELTVYLQQSQQLERWGSEGKSPLNVLRVTGLQLDPGSKPIAAAPAKKWAWIIGDSITEGIGATELSVYSHLLGLALQTRDFEYCVSACGWSGWIHRGDTPPGDVPAFYNITNSVNGTGGVHDDASSRWNKIDGNNHSLLDAKGRISGYGEKNQEPALITINYGTNEAIHKSNPSDTKASMVQSLAVLRKSAPSAKIVIIIPFGQYYAAELKDAVALHRKKHPRDKSVYIIDLGPGAAKGLAEKNSVMGGLHPNDRGHAMFASQIIPRVLEILGSR
- a CDS encoding response regulator, with translation MNVSTSSRTNDLAQAVSQRAGQLFFEHQQSIIKHTDLLFAKLMVCQWFFALLLVFWISPSNWSGENSSIHPHVWAALILGGIVTVLPVALAKFQPGQPLTRHVVAVGQMLMSALLIHLTGGRIETHFHIFGSLAILAFYRDWKVLASATVIVYVDHLARGIFWPQSVYGVLNAPIWRSLEHAGWVIFEVTFLVIAIQKSLTEMRLVAERQAKIEFSKDEIEQTVATRTADLTREIAERRQAEEQLRKSEAQLANAQQIARMGSWEWDIAKGHVSMSDETKRLYGHAPEIAGLSMEICMERVHPEDLERVNVTMAESLRTGKPFVCDHRVLLPDGVERVIQGRAQTVMEGGKAIKMFGTVQDITESKRAAEALQRSEEQLRQAQKMEAIGRLAGGVAHDFNNLLTVMGGYCALTLSKLEGSPLQKNISEMQKACDRAGALTNQLLTFSRKQVLQPRVLNLNEVVVGMEKMLQRLIGEDINLFITSDRSLGNVRGDRGQIEQVVMNLAVNARDAMPRGGKLTISTENVTMDQKTSSRNRTLEAGHYIMLSVCDNGMGMTNEVKAHLFEPFFTTKGVGKGTGLGLATCYGIVTQSGGDIRVYSEPGFGTAFKIYLPRTDAVADSTANGEQIPMATGMESILVVEDDESVRTLALLILRESGYNVQESDNALAALELIADSPPFDLVLTDVIMPQMSGKQLHDQIKKRMPSTKVLLMSGYTDDALAHHGVLEEGLSFIEKPFSPMQLTRKVREVLDAPKMVS